The following are encoded together in the Adhaeribacter arboris genome:
- a CDS encoding DUF3140 domain-containing protein, with protein MLHLLKLSKTVVKTKEQIYAEFRELINMGSGELGKWLYSKESKLVDAEPLETDITARKAGDRTIKILRKKRFELTKSNFDHMERVIAYLPKKLAERPEGDISTSIWRYTLMSWGHDPLKTPKL; from the coding sequence ATGTTACATCTACTAAAACTTTCTAAAACGGTTGTTAAAACAAAAGAACAGATTTACGCAGAATTTCGCGAGTTAATTAATATGGGGTCAGGCGAATTGGGAAAATGGCTTTATTCCAAAGAATCGAAATTAGTAGATGCCGAACCACTGGAAACGGATATAACCGCTCGTAAAGCAGGTGATCGCACCATCAAGATTTTGCGCAAAAAAAGATTTGAGTTGACTAAAAGTAATTTCGACCACATGGAGCGGGTTATTGCTTATCTTCCGAAAAAGTTAGCGGAACGTCCGGAAGGCGATATTTCTACCTCTATCTGGCGTTATACCCTAATGAGTTGGGGGCATGATCCTTTAAAAACACCAAAATTATAA
- a CDS encoding sodium:solute symporter yields MSSTDWLVLIGTLAFIVIYGVWKTRQADKNIEGYLKGDNKERWWMMGLSIMATQASAITFLSTPGQAYEDGMRFIQFYLGLPLAMIIIAATIIPNYYRLKVYTAYEYLESRFDLKCRLLAAFLFLVQRGLSTGITIYAPSIILSTILGWSLQITILVMGLLVTIYTVSGGTRAVSVTHQQQMAIMLCGMVLAGITVMYMLPDTISFGQAVQVAGKMGKLNLIDFKFNWDDRYNFWSGILGGSFVALSYFGADQSQVGRYLSGESITQSRLSVLFNGLLKIPMQFLILFIGVLVFLFYQFHQPPIFFNQVEKNKLISSEHAPVLQQLEAEYSTNFRQKQQQVNQLVEALKTNNEPQVAAVQQALIATEKQGKDLRKQVSSLLQKVDPKGETRDTDYVFINFIITYLPHGLIGLLIAVIFSAGMSSTAAGLNSLGSTTVIDFYKRTIRPEATSQHYVFMSKVFTVGWAITGVLFATLASQLENLIQAVNLLGSYFYGPILGIFIVAFYVKYIQSHAAFWGAILAQAAVILVSVTTKMAYLWWNPIGCGLVIVFGLVIQFLLNKQPKR; encoded by the coding sequence ATGAGTTCTACGGATTGGTTAGTACTAATCGGAACCCTGGCGTTTATTGTTATTTACGGAGTTTGGAAAACCCGGCAAGCCGATAAGAATATAGAAGGTTACCTGAAAGGAGATAATAAGGAACGCTGGTGGATGATGGGGCTCTCCATAATGGCTACTCAAGCCAGTGCCATTACTTTTCTGTCTACCCCGGGGCAAGCCTACGAAGACGGTATGCGGTTTATTCAATTTTATTTAGGCTTGCCGCTCGCCATGATTATTATTGCCGCTACTATTATTCCTAATTATTACCGCTTAAAAGTTTATACCGCCTACGAATACCTGGAGAGCCGCTTCGATTTAAAGTGCCGTTTACTGGCGGCTTTTCTGTTTCTGGTGCAGCGGGGCTTGTCTACGGGGATAACTATTTATGCGCCTTCCATTATTTTATCTACCATATTGGGGTGGAGCCTGCAAATTACCATTCTGGTGATGGGGCTGCTGGTAACTATTTATACGGTTTCTGGGGGCACCCGGGCGGTAAGTGTTACCCACCAGCAGCAAATGGCAATAATGTTATGTGGGATGGTACTCGCCGGCATAACCGTCATGTACATGCTACCAGATACTATTTCTTTTGGCCAGGCGGTGCAGGTGGCGGGTAAAATGGGGAAACTCAACCTGATAGATTTTAAATTTAATTGGGATGACCGGTATAATTTCTGGTCCGGAATTTTAGGCGGATCGTTTGTGGCTTTGTCTTATTTCGGGGCCGATCAATCGCAGGTAGGCCGGTATTTATCCGGAGAATCTATTACCCAAAGCCGCTTGAGCGTATTATTTAATGGCTTGTTAAAAATACCCATGCAATTCCTAATCTTATTTATCGGGGTGCTGGTGTTTTTATTTTATCAGTTTCATCAACCACCTATATTTTTTAATCAGGTAGAGAAAAATAAACTAATCAGCTCCGAACATGCGCCGGTCTTACAACAACTGGAAGCAGAATATTCTACTAACTTCCGGCAAAAACAACAGCAAGTAAACCAATTGGTAGAAGCTCTAAAAACAAATAATGAACCGCAGGTAGCAGCCGTTCAACAAGCCCTAATTGCTACCGAAAAGCAAGGGAAAGACCTCCGCAAACAAGTTAGTAGCCTTTTACAGAAAGTGGACCCAAAAGGTGAAACCAGAGATACCGATTATGTTTTTATTAACTTTATTATTACCTACCTGCCCCACGGGCTTATTGGTTTATTAATTGCCGTTATTTTTAGTGCGGGTATGTCGTCTACAGCCGCCGGCCTTAATTCTTTAGGGTCTACCACCGTTATAGATTTTTATAAACGGACGATCCGGCCAGAGGCTACTTCTCAGCATTATGTTTTTATGTCGAAAGTTTTTACGGTGGGTTGGGCCATTACCGGAGTTTTGTTTGCGACCTTGGCTTCGCAGTTAGAAAACTTAATTCAGGCCGTTAACCTGCTAGGCTCTTACTTTTATGGACCTATACTCGGTATTTTTATTGTAGCTTTTTACGTAAAGTATATCCAGTCCCATGCTGCTTTCTGGGGAGCTATATTAGCCCAAGCCGCTGTAATCTTAGTTTCGGTAACTACTAAAATGGCTTATTTGTGGTGGAACCCCATTGGCTGCGGATTAGTAATAGTCTTCGGGTTAGTTATTCAGTTTTTACTTAATAAACAACCCAAAAGGTAA
- a CDS encoding MATE family efflux transporter, producing the protein MSQTVKTQRKQAAFFSLLKESLHGGEIDYTVGSIRRSVILLAIPMVLEMILESVFALVDLYFVGHLHNSSYAIQTVGLTESVLTVIYSLAIGISMAATAVVARRIGEKEPVAAAKAGMQAILISVGLNILISILGLVFATNILLWMGASPEVAQRGTPFMQIMMGSSIFIMLLFLINGIFRGAGNAAIAMKSLWVANATNIILCPVFINGFGPIPAFGLSGAAIATTLGRGLGVLYQIYHLVNGKHTLKVLASHFIPDWAQMKALVKIASPAVLQFVIASCSWIFLAQLVATTGGDHGSAGYQTALRLLMFFMLPAWGLSNAASTLVGQNLGAKEIQRAEDSVIKTAKYNVLFMAVITVLSLAGARVFVSFFTNDLQIQEVAIQAIQIMSLGYIFYGMGMVLINAFNGAGDTWTPTWVNLFGFWFFQIPLAYLLAKVFQMGPTGVFIAIPVSETAITLASIVLFRRGKWKKIKV; encoded by the coding sequence ATGTCGCAAACTGTCAAAACTCAGCGAAAGCAAGCTGCTTTCTTTTCATTACTTAAAGAATCCTTACACGGAGGCGAAATAGATTATACCGTTGGCAGTATCCGCCGGTCTGTTATTTTGCTGGCCATACCAATGGTGCTCGAAATGATACTGGAGTCGGTATTTGCTTTGGTTGATCTGTATTTTGTGGGCCATTTGCACAATAGTAGCTACGCCATTCAAACGGTAGGTTTAACCGAATCGGTTTTAACGGTTATTTACTCATTAGCCATTGGTATAAGCATGGCGGCTACGGCCGTAGTAGCCCGGCGCATCGGAGAAAAAGAGCCGGTAGCGGCGGCTAAGGCAGGGATGCAAGCCATTTTAATTTCGGTTGGGCTGAACATTCTCATCAGTATTCTAGGATTGGTGTTTGCCACTAACATATTGTTATGGATGGGTGCTTCGCCGGAAGTAGCGCAACGTGGTACACCTTTTATGCAGATTATGATGGGCAGCAGCATCTTTATTATGTTACTGTTCCTGATTAATGGCATTTTCCGAGGAGCGGGTAACGCGGCTATCGCCATGAAAAGTTTGTGGGTAGCCAATGCCACCAATATAATTTTATGCCCGGTTTTTATTAACGGTTTCGGACCGATACCCGCTTTTGGGCTTTCTGGAGCAGCTATTGCTACTACTTTGGGTCGCGGATTAGGCGTATTGTACCAGATATACCATTTAGTTAATGGTAAACATACCTTAAAAGTATTAGCCAGCCACTTTATTCCGGATTGGGCACAAATGAAAGCTTTAGTAAAAATTGCTTCACCGGCTGTTTTGCAATTCGTAATTGCTTCGTGCAGCTGGATTTTTCTGGCGCAGTTAGTGGCAACCACCGGTGGTGATCATGGTTCGGCGGGTTACCAGACGGCCTTACGACTCCTGATGTTTTTTATGCTACCCGCTTGGGGCCTGAGTAACGCAGCTTCTACGCTAGTCGGTCAGAATTTGGGTGCTAAAGAAATCCAGCGGGCCGAGGACTCCGTAATAAAAACGGCTAAATACAATGTGTTGTTTATGGCGGTTATTACGGTACTTAGTTTGGCTGGAGCGCGGGTATTTGTTTCTTTTTTTACGAACGATCTGCAAATTCAGGAAGTCGCTATTCAAGCCATCCAGATTATGAGCTTGGGCTATATTTTTTACGGAATGGGTATGGTATTAATCAATGCTTTTAACGGGGCCGGTGATACTTGGACACCCACTTGGGTAAATCTTTTTGGTTTCTGGTTTTTTCAGATTCCCCTGGCTTATTTACTGGCAAAGGTTTTTCAAATGGGACCAACCGGGGTATTTATTGCTATTCCGGTATCCGAAACAGCTATTACCTTAGCCAGCATTGTTCTTTTCCGGAGAGGCAAATGGAAAAAGATAAAAGTTTAA
- a CDS encoding MFS transporter encodes MKRTLAASRWYRLIPVAFITYSLAYLDRANFGFGAASSMATDLNITPATSSLLGSLFFLGYFFFQVPGAHYAAHNSAKKLIFWSLILWGGLATATGLVSNVNLLIVIRFMLGVVESAVMPAMLILLSNWFTKTERSRANTFLILGNPATILWMSILSGYLINAVGWRWMFILEGLPAVVWAFFWWRLVDDKPTKASWLTEPEKRALAEQLQAEQQGIKPVKNYAEAFKSRTVILLSFQYAFWSIGVYGFVMWLPSIIKAAPNMDIVKTGWLSSVPYVLAIIGMFSASYFSDKTLNRKAFVWPFLLIGALAFYGSYAIGSDNFWLSFVLLILAGGAMYAPYGPFFAIIPELLPRNVAGGAMALINSMGALGSFAGAYIVGYLNSSTKSFGASYLFMAGSLLLSALITLYAVRGTRTKTPEPIKQAV; translated from the coding sequence ATGAAAAGAACATTGGCTGCTTCGCGGTGGTATCGCTTAATTCCGGTTGCTTTTATTACGTATAGTCTGGCTTACCTCGACCGGGCAAATTTTGGCTTTGGCGCTGCCAGCAGCATGGCTACCGATTTAAATATTACTCCTGCCACGTCTTCGTTGTTAGGCTCTTTGTTTTTTTTAGGTTATTTCTTTTTCCAGGTTCCGGGTGCGCATTACGCCGCTCATAACAGTGCAAAAAAGTTAATTTTCTGGTCTTTAATTCTTTGGGGAGGTTTGGCCACCGCTACCGGCTTAGTTAGTAATGTGAATTTATTGATTGTAATTCGTTTTATGTTAGGGGTAGTAGAAAGTGCTGTAATGCCTGCCATGCTTATTTTACTAAGTAATTGGTTTACTAAAACCGAACGTTCCCGGGCAAATACTTTTTTAATTCTAGGTAATCCGGCCACTATTCTTTGGATGTCCATATTATCAGGTTACTTAATAAATGCCGTAGGTTGGCGCTGGATGTTTATTCTGGAAGGATTACCGGCCGTAGTATGGGCCTTTTTCTGGTGGCGATTGGTTGACGATAAACCTACCAAAGCCTCTTGGCTGACTGAACCGGAAAAACGAGCCTTAGCCGAACAATTACAGGCCGAACAACAAGGTATAAAACCCGTTAAAAATTACGCCGAAGCATTTAAATCCCGAACAGTTATCTTATTAAGTTTTCAATATGCCTTTTGGAGCATTGGCGTTTACGGTTTTGTAATGTGGTTACCGTCTATTATTAAAGCTGCCCCAAACATGGATATTGTTAAAACCGGCTGGCTTTCGTCGGTGCCCTATGTGTTGGCTATAATTGGCATGTTCAGCGCCTCTTACTTCTCCGATAAAACCTTAAACCGCAAAGCTTTTGTGTGGCCGTTTTTGTTAATCGGGGCTTTGGCTTTTTATGGCTCCTACGCCATTGGTTCCGATAATTTTTGGTTATCGTTTGTTTTACTGATTTTGGCGGGTGGGGCCATGTACGCTCCTTACGGTCCTTTCTTCGCTATTATCCCCGAACTTTTACCCCGTAATGTGGCGGGTGGCGCCATGGCTTTAATAAATAGTATGGGGGCTTTGGGTTCTTTTGCCGGAGCCTATATTGTGGGTTACTTAAACAGCTCTACCAAGAGCTTTGGCGCTTCTTACCTCTTTATGGCAGGCTCGCTGTTGTTATCTGCTTTAATAACCTTATACGCAGTAAGAGGCACCCGCACCAAAACTCCTGAACCAATTAAGCAGGCGGTATAA
- a CDS encoding SDR family NAD(P)-dependent oxidoreductase, giving the protein MNYYIITGTSKGIGKALAEALLQEEQNYVYGVSRNCSITHSRYHHQPLNLSDIVALENNLHKVFPVLKNAERIVLINNAGVVGEVAYMGSQATHNFSYVFDVNVMAPAILINTFLSAYHTENCPKIILNISSGAGKRPVDGWSAYCASKAALDMLSLTVQQEQLLLNSNVRVFSISPGVVDTAMQDHIRDLEESQFSEVEKFKKYKNDGALRPPEEVAERMKRFLENYQQYKDVVFRIESIEQH; this is encoded by the coding sequence ATGAACTACTACATCATTACAGGAACCAGTAAAGGAATTGGAAAAGCCTTGGCCGAGGCCTTATTGCAGGAAGAGCAAAATTACGTGTATGGTGTCTCGCGCAATTGTTCCATTACCCATTCCCGCTACCATCACCAGCCGTTAAACTTATCGGATATTGTGGCTCTGGAAAATAACCTGCACAAAGTATTCCCGGTTTTGAAAAATGCAGAAAGGATTGTACTAATAAACAATGCCGGGGTAGTAGGAGAAGTGGCTTACATGGGCAGTCAGGCCACGCATAATTTCTCGTACGTGTTTGATGTAAACGTAATGGCTCCGGCCATTCTAATAAATACCTTTCTGAGCGCGTACCATACGGAGAATTGCCCTAAAATTATTTTAAATATCTCTTCCGGTGCGGGTAAAAGGCCCGTCGATGGCTGGTCGGCGTATTGTGCATCTAAAGCCGCTCTGGATATGCTTTCGTTAACCGTGCAGCAAGAACAATTGCTCCTGAATAGTAATGTGCGGGTTTTTTCCATATCGCCGGGTGTGGTAGATACGGCTATGCAAGACCACATTCGAGACTTGGAAGAAAGTCAGTTCAGTGAAGTAGAAAAATTTAAGAAGTATAAAAACGACGGGGCTTTACGGCCACCGGAAGAGGTAGCCGAAAGAATGAAACGCTTCCTGGAGAATTATCAGCAATATAAAGACGTTGTATTCCGGATTGAGTCGATTGAGCAGCACTAG
- a CDS encoding PIG-L family deacetylase, producing MRNLYSLRYLCSGFIFYLISGIVRAQAPIQYTGSDIQKEIAKLNVLGTALYMAAHPDDENTRLIAWLANEKLLNTGYLSLTRGDGGQNLIGPEIREQLGVIRTQELLQARRIDGGKQFFSRANDFGFSKDWQETVRIWDKEQVLADMVWTIRKFKPDVLITRFSPTPGGTHGHHTTSAILAVEAFTAAGDKNRFPEQLNTVEVWQPKRILWNTSSFFYGQNQKFDETGKVIVDVGGYNALLGKSYGELAAESRSMHKSQGFGSGGVRGSSKEYFENLKGDKATTDLLEGVDISWKRVKGSEKVSKLLAKVTASFNPAKPAASIPDLLTLRTALQALPASYYRDLKLTELDTIIKACLGLYLEAVASDPTGIPGTPLGVNIEGINRSEIPVQWQKLKFLPVGQDSTLNAILPNNQPFIIKSKLAIPVNTPYSQPYWLQKPGTTGMFTVEDRNLIGRPENPPAVSVMCDLLINKQAFTFTIPVVYKRTDPVAGEVYRPFEITPPVFVSLREKVFVFADDQPKPVNVRVKSGQAAISGDVTLLVPAGWRVEPQRIPFELTQKGEEASYTFTVYPSKNQSEGELKATAIVDGKTYQQSLISITYPHIPTQTLLPLASARVTKLDLKIKGQQIAYLMGAGDEVAASLAQIGYQVTMLQDRDINAKDLAKFDAVVVGVRAYNTHDQLRFLQNQLMDYVKNGGTLVVQYNVNNGLVTNKLGPYPFNLSRDRITDETAPVQFLHPEHPVLNSPNKITTKDFEGWVQERGLYFPDKWDKNYEAILAAHDPGEPAQNGGLLVAKYGKGYYIYTGYAWFRQLPAGVSGAYRIFSNILALGKK from the coding sequence ATGCGAAACCTTTATTCGTTGCGCTACCTATGTTCTGGTTTTATTTTTTATCTGATTTCCGGCATTGTTCGGGCCCAGGCACCTATCCAATATACCGGCTCCGACATTCAAAAAGAGATTGCTAAATTAAATGTGTTGGGTACGGCCCTTTATATGGCAGCCCATCCGGATGATGAAAATACCCGATTAATTGCCTGGCTGGCAAATGAAAAATTACTTAACACCGGTTATTTGTCTTTAACCCGCGGCGACGGGGGGCAGAATTTAATTGGGCCGGAAATACGGGAACAATTAGGCGTAATTCGCACGCAGGAACTTTTGCAAGCCCGCCGGATAGATGGCGGGAAGCAGTTCTTCTCTAGGGCTAATGATTTTGGGTTTTCTAAAGATTGGCAGGAAACGGTACGTATCTGGGACAAAGAACAGGTTTTAGCCGATATGGTTTGGACCATCCGCAAGTTTAAGCCCGATGTATTGATTACACGTTTTTCTCCTACTCCGGGCGGTACTCATGGGCACCATACCACTTCCGCCATTCTGGCCGTAGAAGCTTTTACCGCGGCCGGGGATAAAAACCGCTTTCCGGAGCAACTAAATACGGTAGAAGTATGGCAGCCGAAGCGAATACTTTGGAATACTTCTTCCTTTTTTTATGGACAAAATCAAAAGTTTGATGAAACCGGTAAAGTAATCGTGGATGTGGGCGGCTATAATGCTTTACTCGGAAAATCGTACGGGGAACTGGCCGCAGAAAGCCGCAGCATGCACAAAAGCCAAGGATTTGGTAGCGGTGGAGTTCGTGGCAGTTCGAAAGAATATTTCGAAAATTTAAAAGGAGATAAAGCCACTACTGATTTATTGGAAGGAGTTGATATTTCCTGGAAACGGGTAAAAGGCAGTGAAAAAGTAAGTAAATTACTAGCTAAAGTAACGGCTAGCTTTAACCCGGCTAAACCGGCGGCGAGCATCCCCGATTTATTGACCCTGCGAACCGCTTTACAAGCTTTACCCGCCTCGTATTACCGCGATTTAAAACTTACCGAGTTAGATACTATTATTAAAGCTTGCTTGGGCCTTTACCTGGAAGCGGTAGCTTCTGATCCTACTGGTATTCCGGGTACTCCTCTCGGGGTAAATATAGAAGGAATAAACCGGTCGGAGATTCCGGTGCAATGGCAGAAATTGAAATTTTTGCCGGTTGGCCAGGATTCTACTTTAAATGCGATATTACCTAATAATCAACCTTTCATTATAAAAAGTAAACTTGCCATTCCGGTTAATACCCCTTATTCTCAACCTTATTGGCTCCAGAAGCCGGGCACTACGGGTATGTTTACCGTAGAAGATCGTAACTTAATCGGACGTCCGGAAAACCCACCGGCGGTCTCGGTAATGTGTGATTTATTGATTAATAAACAAGCTTTTACCTTTACCATACCGGTTGTATATAAACGCACGGACCCAGTTGCCGGGGAGGTGTACCGGCCTTTTGAGATTACCCCACCGGTTTTTGTGAGTCTACGGGAAAAAGTATTTGTTTTTGCTGATGATCAACCTAAACCAGTTAATGTACGGGTAAAATCAGGTCAGGCAGCTATTTCCGGGGATGTTACGCTCTTGGTTCCGGCTGGTTGGCGGGTAGAACCGCAACGTATTCCTTTTGAACTAACTCAAAAAGGGGAAGAGGCAAGCTATACGTTTACGGTTTATCCCAGCAAAAACCAAAGCGAAGGGGAGTTAAAAGCTACGGCCATTGTGGACGGTAAAACCTATCAACAAAGTTTAATTTCTATCACGTATCCGCATATTCCGACGCAAACTTTATTGCCTCTTGCATCGGCTAGAGTAACCAAACTCGACTTAAAAATAAAAGGGCAGCAAATAGCTTACCTTATGGGTGCCGGCGATGAGGTAGCGGCCAGTTTAGCCCAGATTGGTTACCAGGTAACCATGCTCCAGGACCGGGATATTAACGCGAAAGACTTAGCTAAATTTGATGCGGTTGTAGTTGGAGTTCGGGCGTATAATACCCATGACCAGCTAAGGTTTTTACAAAATCAATTAATGGATTACGTTAAAAACGGCGGCACATTGGTAGTTCAGTATAACGTAAATAATGGTTTAGTTACTAATAAATTAGGGCCTTATCCGTTTAACCTTTCCCGCGATCGAATTACCGACGAAACGGCTCCCGTCCAATTCTTACATCCGGAACACCCGGTCTTAAATTCTCCGAATAAAATTACTACTAAAGATTTTGAAGGTTGGGTACAGGAAAGAGGGTTATATTTTCCGGATAAATGGGATAAAAACTACGAAGCTATTTTAGCGGCACATGATCCTGGCGAGCCTGCCCAAAACGGAGGTTTACTGGTAGCTAAATACGGCAAAGGGTATTACATCTATACGGGTTATGCCTGGTTCCGGCAATTACCGGCTGGAGTATCCGGTGCTTACCGGATATTTAGTAATATACTAGCCCTCGGGAAGAAATAA
- a CDS encoding DinB family protein, whose product MEHQQYPIGRFQPKSDYTRPEILALLQWLEQAPARYEELLTCLSETDLAQTYRPGSWTVRQLTHHVADIHSLNFLRFKKALTELNYEATLIQMNDWAALPDSEQAPIQGSLLVFKGVNQRLIYLVNGLDESTLGKTIYHPARQINLSLKQLFYMATWHVAHHFGHIELALGKQPQEFKVNSDS is encoded by the coding sequence ATGGAACACCAGCAATACCCAATTGGCCGTTTTCAACCTAAATCAGATTATACCCGCCCGGAGATTTTAGCGCTGCTGCAATGGCTGGAACAAGCCCCTGCTCGTTACGAAGAGCTTTTAACTTGTCTTTCCGAAACCGACTTAGCTCAAACTTACCGGCCGGGTTCCTGGACAGTGCGGCAGTTAACCCATCACGTAGCAGATATTCATTCGCTTAACTTTTTGCGATTTAAAAAAGCACTCACCGAACTAAATTACGAGGCTACTCTCATACAAATGAACGATTGGGCTGCTTTGCCTGACTCCGAACAGGCGCCCATCCAAGGTTCTCTGCTAGTATTTAAGGGAGTAAACCAACGCCTGATATACCTGGTGAATGGCTTAGATGAATCTACCCTGGGTAAAACCATCTATCATCCCGCCCGACAAATTAATCTAAGCCTGAAACAATTGTTCTATATGGCAACTTGGCACGTAGCCCATCATTTTGGGCATATTGAATTGGCCTTAGGTAAGCAACCGCAAGAATTTAAGGTGAATTCTGACTCATAA
- a CDS encoding M16 family metallopeptidase, whose product MRKIFTLSVIFCLLMGAAEAQQKLPPNMFFQKLPNGLEILVLEDHTVPMVTIEIACKNGSFTEPPEFNGLSHLYEHLFFKANKHYPNQAAYHNRVNELDIDYNGTTREELVNYYFSLPKENLVQGFKFMNSAIRYPKFKKEDMLQENEIVNAEFQRKESNPYYALKDAVDHHLWGDLYSRKHVIGDHNIILSATPDKMEAIKSKYYYPNNSILVVAGDVNHEEAFTEAAKVFGSWNASKFDIFQKWPVPEFSPLTKTDYFVIESDIAQVPSIMFSWQGPDTRNDVAGTFAADVFSFIVNQKASRLFEALEASGLALNTGVNYYTQKYVGPISFYVTPNPDRIQECLAEMKKQIALWDSEDYFTDKQMERAKRLLAIEQVQRNEITEEYAHTLSFWWASSSVDYYTTYQENLNKVTKADLQAYVRKYIKNKPYCAGLLINSTMNRELKSTQFFKEN is encoded by the coding sequence ATGCGTAAAATTTTTACTCTTAGTGTTATTTTCTGCTTGTTGATGGGAGCTGCCGAAGCCCAGCAAAAATTGCCACCCAACATGTTTTTTCAAAAGCTACCGAATGGCCTGGAAATTCTGGTTTTAGAAGACCATACGGTGCCGATGGTTACTATTGAAATTGCCTGCAAAAACGGCTCTTTTACCGAACCACCCGAGTTTAATGGCTTAAGCCACTTGTACGAACACTTATTTTTTAAAGCTAACAAACACTACCCCAATCAGGCGGCTTATCATAACCGGGTAAACGAACTGGATATTGATTATAACGGCACTACCCGCGAGGAACTGGTTAACTATTACTTTTCGCTCCCCAAAGAAAATTTAGTACAAGGCTTTAAGTTTATGAATTCGGCCATCCGCTATCCTAAATTTAAAAAGGAAGATATGCTGCAGGAAAATGAAATTGTAAATGCCGAATTCCAGCGGAAAGAATCCAACCCGTATTATGCTTTAAAAGATGCCGTGGATCATCATCTGTGGGGCGATTTATACTCCCGCAAGCACGTAATTGGTGATCATAATATTATTTTGTCGGCCACGCCCGATAAAATGGAAGCTATTAAAAGCAAATACTACTATCCCAACAATTCTATTTTAGTAGTAGCCGGTGATGTTAACCACGAAGAGGCCTTTACGGAAGCCGCCAAAGTTTTTGGCAGCTGGAATGCTTCTAAGTTTGACATTTTTCAGAAATGGCCGGTGCCGGAGTTTAGCCCATTAACCAAAACAGATTATTTTGTAATTGAATCAGACATTGCCCAGGTGCCCAGTATTATGTTTTCGTGGCAGGGACCTGATACGCGTAATGATGTAGCCGGTACTTTTGCCGCCGATGTTTTTTCTTTTATTGTAAATCAAAAAGCTTCGCGATTATTTGAAGCTCTCGAAGCCTCTGGTTTAGCCTTAAATACCGGAGTAAATTATTATACTCAGAAGTACGTGGGACCAATCAGTTTTTACGTAACGCCCAACCCCGATCGGATTCAGGAATGTTTGGCTGAAATGAAAAAGCAAATTGCCTTGTGGGATTCCGAAGATTACTTTACCGATAAGCAAATGGAACGGGCCAAACGTTTGCTAGCCATTGAGCAAGTTCAACGAAACGAAATTACGGAAGAATATGCGCATACCTTATCGTTCTGGTGGGCTTCGTCGTCGGTGGATTATTATACTACTTACCAGGAAAACCTGAACAAGGTAACCAAAGCCGATTTGCAGGCCTACGTGCGAAAATACATTAAAAATAAGCCTTATTGTGCCGGTTTGCTCATTAACAGCACGATGAACCGGGAGCTTAAATCAACCCAATTTTTTAAAGAAAATTAA